Genomic window (Leptospira weilii):
GCAAAATGGGACTCACTAACAACAACCACACCGCTCACTCCATACGGACTGAATCTATGAAAAACCGACTTAATCGTCGTGGCACCTGACAGGTCAACGGACTTTAACATGATGTCCTCAACTAATTCGTGGTTGTTAATGATTTCGTAATCGCAATCATAAAATTCGGCGATTACGTGTTTTCCCAATGCGTTCAACTCCTCGACACCTCCAGAAAAAACAATTAGATTAAGAATCGAGAATGATTTTTACTATATTTTTTTGTCAACCCTGACTGTAAATTTTATTTTATTTTTTTAAAGTTTGAAACTGGTTCCATCCCCTCTAGTCCTTAGGCTTTTAACCGCTCGACTTTCTACATGATTGCGCTTTACCGTAATCTTCCGTATTTTTTAGTTATTCTCACATCAAGATGAGCGTTCTTTTCTCGAATCCAGTCGGCAAATTCTAAAAGAAGCTCTTTCATTTTGGAGTTCGTAAAATAAAAAACGTCCGGAGAATCTAACTTACCAAAAGTCTATAAAATCCGACTCGAAAACAAATCCAAAATCAAACAAGAACTCGTAAAAAAGTTTTACCTCTCGGAGGTAATAACGACACGAACCAATCTGGAAAGAAAATACCGTATCACGGAAGACGCGAATTCTTCTTTGTATAACTTTCTATTACAAAATAAAATCGGACATCGAGTTTATGATCAGAGCCTATAAATCCGGAAAATATGTATACAAAGAGTGCGTTTTCTTCTCAAAACAAGCCAAAATCAATTCTTATCAAAATGGAAACAGGACAATTCTAAGATTTATAGGAATTTAGAAATTCGGAGATGGAATTTTTATCCTTTTCCAAAGAATGTTTATGGACTTCTTCGATGACGGCCTCGATCGCCGCACCCATCAGGAAGACTCCGGATTTCACTTCCACATCGTAACTTCTTTCGGACTTGTCCGGACCCAGTTCCTTGTAAACGGAAACTCCGCTGATCTGAACGATACTTTCGTTTCCGGGAGGGGCCAAAGTGAACTCGTGCGTATTTGTATTTAAATCAAATGTAGAATTTTCTAATAAAGACGGATCGGAAAGTAGAGTGGCTAGGACCTTGGGCATGGATTCGGCAAGTTTGACTTTACGCTTTTGATAGACCAAGTTACCGTTCTTTTTTTCTTCCAAAAGCTCTACATTTTTCAACTCCGGGAATTTATCTAAATACTTATAACGATCTTCCCTTGCTTTTAAAAGATCCTTCAATGGGACGGGAAATTGTTGAACTACCTTATATTTCATCCGGGCCTCTCGATGAAGTTGTCGCACATTTTTTTCAAAACATCCGATTTTCCAATCCAGTAAATAAAAAACTATAGGAAGAATTTGCAAGACATTAATTCTGGCAGGAAAGTCTTTGGCTGGAATTCGATGAAAGAAACTGCCTCTTGCTGGATCGAAATCTCGAAACGTTCTCTGAGTAATAATCTGAACGGTTTTCGTTCCATTTTACGCCCGGGTTCCACTCTTACCGCAATCTTAAAGTCGAACGCATACGGCCACGGAACGGATCTCATGGCTAAACTCTGCATCGAAGAAGGTGTTTCGCGCATCGGAGTCAACTCGATCGAAGAAGCTCAGAGTATCCGCAAGATCGATCCGAAAATTCCAATCCTAATCATGGGAGAAATTCAAAACCCGGAAAAACGGAGAGAAGTTCTATCCGATCCCAATTTCTGGATCATATTCTCAAGACCGGAAACGGCTCGAATTCTTTCCTCATTGAATCCCGCTCCAAAACTCCATCTCAAGATCGATACGGGAATGGGAAGATTAGGAAACCACGGAGAAACCCTAAGGCATACATTAGGAGAATTGAAAAAAGCAGATATTACTCTCGACGGGATCTGCACTCATTTTGCAAGCACGGAAGACGTTTTAGAACATAAGTATTCCCTAATGCAGATTCAAAAGTTCGAGAAAGCGGTTTTACTCGCGGAGTCCTTCGGTTACAAAAATTTAATCCGACATATGTGCGCCTCCGCTTCCGCGATGCTGTTCTCCCACGCCCATTACGAAATGGTAAGAGTGGGAATTTCCTTATACGGGCTCTGGCCGAGCATACAAACCAGACTTTCCCTAAACCTCAACGGAAATAAAAATTTTCAACTGAGTCCGATCCTTTCCTGGAAGACCCGTATCGTTCACATCCAAAATCATCCCGCCGACAGTTACATCGGTTACGGCTCCAGCTTTCAAACCTCGTATCCCACAAAAGTGGCGATCGTTCCGATCGGTTATTACGAAGGACTCGATCGAAAACTTTCGAGCAACGGAGACATGTTGGTTCTCGGCAAAAGAGCGAGGATCATCGGTCGAATCTGTATGAATATGACGATGTTGGACGTTACACATATCCCCGGAGCGGATGTAGGAAGCGTAGTCACGGTCATTGGCCAAGACGGAGAAGAATTAATCACCGCGGACGACATCGCGGATCGAACTCATACGATCAACTACGAGATCACGACGAGAATCAGCGAATCCATCTGTAGGATTGTAGTAGACTAGAAACTCTTCGTTTCTTAGCGTAACCTGTATTCGAAAAGAATCCCAAGGGCCGCATGCAAGAGACCTCCGCCATTTCCAAAGATCCAAATACAACTCAAATCGTTTATTCCACAAAAACCTACGATCGACTGATCGGCCTCGTATATAAAACCAGAG
Coding sequences:
- the alr gene encoding alanine racemase; its protein translation is MKETASCWIEISKRSLSNNLNGFRSILRPGSTLTAILKSNAYGHGTDLMAKLCIEEGVSRIGVNSIEEAQSIRKIDPKIPILIMGEIQNPEKRREVLSDPNFWIIFSRPETARILSSLNPAPKLHLKIDTGMGRLGNHGETLRHTLGELKKADITLDGICTHFASTEDVLEHKYSLMQIQKFEKAVLLAESFGYKNLIRHMCASASAMLFSHAHYEMVRVGISLYGLWPSIQTRLSLNLNGNKNFQLSPILSWKTRIVHIQNHPADSYIGYGSSFQTSYPTKVAIVPIGYYEGLDRKLSSNGDMLVLGKRARIIGRICMNMTMLDVTHIPGADVGSVVTVIGQDGEELITADDIADRTHTINYEITTRISESICRIVVD
- a CDS encoding DUF2505 family protein: MKYKVVQQFPVPLKDLLKAREDRYKYLDKFPELKNVELLEEKKNGNLVYQKRKVKLAESMPKVLATLLSDPSLLENSTFDLNTNTHEFTLAPPGNESIVQISGVSVYKELGPDKSERSYDVEVKSGVFLMGAAIEAVIEEVHKHSLEKDKNSISEFLNSYKS
- the speD gene encoding adenosylmethionine decarboxylase; this encodes MNALGKHVIAEFYDCDYEIINNHELVEDIMLKSVDLSGATTIKSVFHRFSPYGVSGVVVVSESHFAIHTWPEYGYCAVDVFTCGDLIDNQAALDYLKEKLGSKNISVVEMKRGVLNLGVDLHHKPVGN